In Oryza sativa Japonica Group chromosome 2, ASM3414082v1, the following are encoded in one genomic region:
- the LOC4329965 gene encoding BTB/POZ domain-containing protein At4g30940 yields the protein MKGKRGRVRLNVGGRVFETMASTLASAGRDTMLGAMIDASWNHGGGGDGDGEGGADEYFIDRDPECFAVLLDLLRTGGLHVPPHVADGVLCREALYYGLLDRVRAARWGPFDGDRLRLAASVAGSAAGDGTAVRAAPDGGCCVAHGGAVRVYNWVMEERRAVHLDHAPVNDAAYLDEATLLVAARERPGTGRRDGGVAAFSALTGDLRHRFRVAHDRHVRSYTPGALAFDSRCKVFASCKGRFNEYGIGVWDCTTGEQADFFYEPPGCALGDADKLQWLDGTSTLMAATMFPRTDSSFISLLDFRDKKNVAWSWSDVGTPASLEDKHVLHAIAMEDGRSLCVINQYDDLGFLDVRSSGGAGGVRWRSRSKLAARKKKAAPRGEETCYPKLAAHGGQLFASTNDTISVFSGPDHVLTSTLRGSDAGAICDFSIGGDRLFALHNEENVVDVWETSPPPII from the coding sequence ATGAAGGGGAAGCGGGGCCGCGTGCGGCTCAACGTCGGAGGCCGGGTGTTCGAGACGATGGCCTCCACGCTCGCCAGCGCCGGCCGGGACACCATGCTCGGCGCCATGATCGACGCCTCCTGgaaccacggcggcggcggggacggcgacggcgagggtggCGCGGACGAGTACTTCATCGACCGTGACCCGGAGTGCTTCGCGGTGCTGCTCGACCTGCTCCGCACGGGGGGGCTCCACGTGCCGCCCCACGTCGCCGACGGGGTGCTCTGCCGCGAGGCGCTCTACTACGGTCTCCTCGACCGCGTCCGCGCCGCGCGGTGGGGGCCGTTCGACGGGGACCGGCTGCGGCTGGCGGCGTCCGTGGCCGGGAGCGCCGCGGGCGACGGGACGGCCGTCCGCGCCGCGCCCGACGGCGGCTGCTGCgtcgcgcacggcggcgccgtgcgcgtgtacaactgggtgatgGAGGAGCGCCGGGCCGTGCACCTCGACCACGCGCCGGTCAACGACGCGGCCTACCTCGACGAGGCcacgctcctcgtcgccgcgcgGGAGAGGCCCGGCACCGgcaggcgcgacggcggcgtggcggcctTCTCCGCGCTCACCGGCGACCTGCGCCACCGCTTCCGCGTCGCGCACGATCGCCACGTCAGGTCCTACACCCCCGGGGCGCTCGCCTTCGACAGCCGGTGCAAGGTCTTCGCGAGCTGCAAGGGCCGGTTCAACGAGTACGGCATCGGCGTCTGGGACTGCACCACCGGCGAGCAGGCCGACTTCTTCTACGAGCCGCCGGGCTGCGCGCTCGGCGACGCCGACAAGCTCCAGTGGCTCGACGGCACGAGCACGCTCATGGCGGCGACCATGTTCCCGCGGACGGACTCTTCCTTCATCAGCCTGCTGGACTTCCGGGACAAGAAGAACGTCGCCTGGTCGTGGTCCGACGTCGGCACGCCGGCGTCGCTGGAGGACAAGCACGTGCTGCACGCCATCGCGATGGAGGACGGCCGGTCGCTCTGCGTGATCAACCAGTACGACGACCTCGGGTTCCTCGACGtccggagcagcggcggcgccggcggcgtgcggTGGAGGTCGCGGAGCAAGCTCGCCGCcaggaagaagaaggcggcgccgcgcggcgaGGAGACGTGCTACCCGAAGCTCGCCGCGCACGGCGGCCAGCTCTTCGCGTCGACCAACGACACCATCTCGGTGTTCAGTGGCCCCGACCACGTGCTGACGTCGACGCTGCGGGGCAGCGACGCCGGCGCCATCTGCGACTTCTCGATCGGCGGCGACCGCCTCTTCGCCCTGCACAACGAGGAGAATGTCGTCGACGTCTGggagacgtcgccgccgccgatcatcTGA